One Brassica napus cultivar Da-Ae chromosome A5, Da-Ae, whole genome shotgun sequence DNA window includes the following coding sequences:
- the LOC125609593 gene encoding uncharacterized mitochondrial protein AtMg00810-like — MTVEYDAIVKSETFDLVPRPPNVNIVRSMWLYKHKYDADGNFKGHKSRLVANGKSQEHGIDYDETFSPIVKPATIRTVLNVALENDWPVHQLDVQNAFLHGTLDEEVYMFQPSGFIDKDRPNHVCKLKRSIYGLKQAPRAWNARFVSFITNNGFIQTKTDTSLFVYRKGNLMAYLSTIPLRDTVINLLKSEFPMKDLGVISSFLGVSAKFNEKGLFLSQASYTSEIIQRAGMSECKPCTTPVDLKSKLAEDACKLIDNATEYRSLAGALQYLTFTRPDISYAVQQICLFMHAPREPHMQALKRILRYLQGTKSMGLQLLKHQKLSLTAYTDADWGGCPSTRRSTSGFCIYMGDNLISWSAKRQPTVSRSSAEAEYKGVANVVAEACWLRNLLLEKTVKVNK, encoded by the exons ATGACTGTTGAGTACGATGCTATTGTTAAAAGCGAGACTTTTGATCTTGTGCCTAGACCGCCTAACGTTAACATTGTGCGCTCTATGTGGTTGTACAAACATAAGTATGATGCAGATGGAAATTTCAAAGGCCACAAATCACGACTGGTAGCCAATGGGAAGTCTCAAGAGCATGGCATTGACTACGATGAAACATTCAGTCCAATAGTCAAACCAGCCACCATTCGAACGGTTCTCAATGTAGCTCTCGAGAATGATTGGCCAGTTCATCAGCTTGATGTccagaatgctttcttgcatgGCACGTTGGATGAGGAAGTATACATGTTTCAACCATCGGGCTTCATCGATAAAGATAGACCAAATCATGTTTGCAAGCTAAAGCGTTCAATCTATGGGTTGAAACAGGCTCCGAGGGCTTGGAATGCAAGATTTGTTTCATTTATTACTAACAATGGCTTTATCCAAACAAAAACGGATACAAGTTTATTTGTTTACAGGAAAGGAAATCTCATGGCCTATCTCTCTACTATTCCTCTGCGAGACACCGTTATCAATCTCCTCAAATCGGAATTTCCAATGAAAGATCTTGGAGTCATCAGCTCTTTCCTTGGCGTCTCGGCCAAGTTCAATGAGAAAGGCCTCTTCCTCTCCCAAGCCAGCTACACATCGGAGATAATCCAGCGAGCCGGCATGTCTGAGTGCAAGCCATGTACGACACCAGTGGACCTGAAATCAAAACTTGCAGAAGACGCATGCAAGTTAATAGACAACGCTACAGAGTATCGAAGCCTCGCCGGAGCTCTCCAGTACCTGACTTTTACACGCCCCGACATCTCCTATGCAGTCCAGCAAATATGTCTCTTCATGCATGCACCTCGCGAGCCACATATGCAAGCTCTCAAGCGTATTCTACGCTATCTACAGGGCACCAAATCGATGGGACTTCAACTTCTCAAACACCAAAAGCTGTCTCTTACTGCATACACAGACGCTGATTGGGGCGGTTGCCCTTCGACAAGAAGGTCTACGTCGGGATTCTGCATATACATGGGAGACAACTTGATATCATGGTCTGCAAAGCGCCAACCAACAGTCTCCAGATCAAGTGCCGAAGCTGAGTATAAAGGAGTAGCGAATGTCGTGGCAGAAGCGTGTTGGCTAAGAAATCTCCTCCTCGagaaaact GTGAAAGTGAATAAGTAA